The DNA region ACAGCTGGCCGGCCAGATCCAGCAGATAGTGGTCCGGTGTGACGGAGCCCGAGACCACCGCGTCGCCGAGACCGCGGCCGGCGTCGATCGAGATCTGGTCCCGAGCTCCGGTCACCGGGTTGGCGGTGAACATCACGCCCGCGACCTCGGCGGGCACCATCACCTGCATGACGACGGCGATCCGCACTTCAGCCGGCGCAATCCGGCGCCGTCGCCGGTAGGCGACGGCGCGCTCGGACCACAGCGATGCCCAGCATCGGCGGGTGGCGTCGATGACCTGGGGCAGGCCGACCACGTCCAGTTCGCTGTCCTGTTGCCCGGCGAACGTCGCCCCCGGCAGATCCTCCGCGGTCGCGCTCGATCGAACGGCCACCGGGCCACTCCCCAGTCGTGCGTACGCGGTCGCGATCTGCTCTGCCAATCCGGGTGGCAGGTCGATGCCTGCCACCCGGTTGCGGAATTCCTCCGGGTCGTTCTCGGCGGCATCTGGCACAGACAGCCTGGCATCCTCCAACGCGGCGCCGTATGCATCGGTGGTGATCACGAACCCGTCGGGGACATCGATGGCGGCTTTGATCAGCTCGCCCAAGTTGGCGGCCTTGCCGCCGACCAGCGGAAGGTCGGCGGCACCGACCTTCGACAGCGGCAACACCCAGCAGTGACTGGGTCGGGCAGACCTCGGGGTGGTCATGGCGTCTCCTTCACGTACGCGGTCTCGCGGAGCGGCAAGACGGGGAGGGCGAGGGTGAGAACGAAGGCCAGTGCCAGCACTGGTGCCATGGAGCCCAGCATGATCGGCATGCGAGTGGCCAGGGTCGCGGCCGTTGCCGCGCCAGTCGGAATCACCGCGGTGCCGACCACAGCCACCCCGAGCGAGGCGCCGATCTGGCGCAGGAAGGTCACCGACGAGGTAGCGACGCCCAGATCGGCGTGGTCGGTGGCATTCTGGGCGACAAGCACCATCACCTGCATCACCAGTCCGATGCCGACGCCGATCATCACCAGCACGATCGGCAGTGCTGGGACGGAGCCTCGGGCGAGGACCAGAGCAAGCGCGGCCATCCCGAGCGCTGCGAGCGCGGTCCCAACGACCGGATACAGCTTGTAGTGGCCGGTGCGGGTGATCAGGCGTCCGGATCCGACCGTACCGATCAGCACGCCCGCCAGCAGCGCGGTCAACAGCAAGCCGGCCTTCGCGGCGCCGGCTCCGGTAATGACCTGAAGGTAGGTCGGCAGATAGCCGATCACTCCGAACAGTGCAAAGCCGATCAGGAAGCTCACCGCCACGGGGATGGTGAAGCCGCGCTGTCGGAACAGCCGCAGCGGCAGGACGGGGTCGGCTGCTCTGCGGGCGGCGAGCAACCAGATGATCAGACCGATGACGGCCGGCGCGGTGAAGACCAGTTGTCGTGTCGCGCCGATCAGGACCAGACCGGCGACGGCAACAGCCAGGCCGAGCGCGCCCGCGTAGTCGATGCGGAGGTGGTTCTTCGGACGTGGCAATCGGAGCGTGAGACCGACGGTGACCACAGCCATCAGCCCGAGCGGGACGTAGCAGGCGAAGATCGCCCGCCAACCCCAGAGCTCGATGACGAGCCCACCGAGCAGTGGCCCGCCGACGGCTGCGACCACGTACACCGCACCGATGTAGCCCAGATAGCGGCCGCGCTCGCGGGGGCTGATGATTTCGCCGATGATCGCTTGAACGCCGACCGAGAGCCCGCCTCCACCCAGCCCTTGCACGGCACGGAAACCGGCGAGTTGAACCATCGAATGAGCGAATCCGCAGGCGATCGCCCCGACGACGAACAGGGTGATGGCGCCGAGCAGGGCCGGCTTGCGGCCGAATCGATCTCCCAGTTTGCCCTGGATCGGCATCGTCATGGTGGCGGCCAGGAGGTACGCCGTGACGACGAGCGGGATCCGATCCAGGCCGCCCAGGTCATCCGCCACGGCGGGTAGCGCAGGGGTGAGGGCGGTCATGTCGACGGCACCCAGGAACATCGCGAGCAGCAGGCCCGGCAGTTGGGCCCGGACCGACCGTGTCCTGCGTACAGGGGCTGAGGCCATGGCGACGTCCTTAATAGAGAACGATACGTACTCTATCATCGAGTCTGCTCGGTAGGCGGTCAAGGGA from Microlunatus phosphovorus NM-1 includes:
- a CDS encoding MFS transporter yields the protein MASAPVRRTRSVRAQLPGLLLAMFLGAVDMTALTPALPAVADDLGGLDRIPLVVTAYLLAATMTMPIQGKLGDRFGRKPALLGAITLFVVGAIACGFAHSMVQLAGFRAVQGLGGGGLSVGVQAIIGEIISPRERGRYLGYIGAVYVVAAVGGPLLGGLVIELWGWRAIFACYVPLGLMAVVTVGLTLRLPRPKNHLRIDYAGALGLAVAVAGLVLIGATRQLVFTAPAVIGLIIWLLAARRAADPVLPLRLFRQRGFTIPVAVSFLIGFALFGVIGYLPTYLQVITGAGAAKAGLLLTALLAGVLIGTVGSGRLITRTGHYKLYPVVGTALAALGMAALALVLARGSVPALPIVLVMIGVGIGLVMQVMVLVAQNATDHADLGVATSSVTFLRQIGASLGVAVVGTAVIPTGAATAATLATRMPIMLGSMAPVLALAFVLTLALPVLPLRETAYVKETP